In Sulfitobacter sp. LCG007, the sequence CCCGGCGACCTCGACCGCCGTCCAAGCAGGGTAGGGCGCCGATACATACTCGGCACGCACTGCGCTGAACCGGTCGAAATGGTCGCGAAGTCCGACGTGATAGCTGGTCATCTCGACGATGGCCGAGAAATCGAGATCCGCCTCCCTCAGGACCGCCCCGATCTTTTGAAAGGCCTGGTGAAACTGGAGATCGAGGTCGTCGGGCATGCTGCCGTCCGGCCCGCTCCCGGTCATGCCGGTCAGGAAGACGTGGCCGCCGGAGGCGACACCGGGGGACATGCGCATCTGCGCCGATATCGCCCGCGAGGGTTCGGGAATGAGTGCTCTGGGGGGCATTTTCCCTCTCTGTTCTGGTGTGGGCGTGCAACCAGGGGCAGGTCGCTGCGAACCATGCCCCTAGCGCGAAAGCGGTCGCGCTCCCGCGGCTACCCGTCGATTTGGGCGCCCATGATGGCGATGGCCTGCTGGTAGACCGTCGCGGCGTTCCACTCGCTCAGTACCGCGAAGTTCGGCTGGCCTTCCTGGTAGCCCTGTCCCGGACGCCAGCCCTTGGAGCGCAGATAGTTCGCCGTCGATGCCAGCGCGTCCACGGCGTTGTAGAAATCCACCTGCCCGTCGCCGTTCGCATCAACGCCGTAGCGCATGGCATTGCCGGGCAAGAACTGCGTATGACCCAGCTCGCCATGCATCGCGCCACGGGTCGTGCCCGAAATCGACCCGCGATCGACAAGCAACAGCGCGCCGATCGCATGGGGCTGGAAGAAGTCCGAGCGCCTGCAATCATAGGTCAGCGTGGTGATGGCCGACACAACGGGCGTGTCGCCCATGAAGCCGCCGAAGGCCGTCTCCATTCCCCAGATCGCGATCAGGACACCCGCGGGCACTCCGTACTGCGCCTCAAGCGAGTCAAAGAGCTGGGCGTTCGAGGCCCTTTTCTTCTTTCCCTGGGCGACGATGGTCGCCGACCCGCGCAGCTGCATGAATTTCTGCAGCGGATACTTGAAGGATTTCTGGTTGCGGTCGGCGTTGATCGTCGCCTGACTGTACTGGGCCGAGGCGAGGGCCTGCAGGCCGCGCTGTCCCACGCCCGCACGCTGCGCCTCGCTTGCAAATTGCGTTTTCCAGGCATTGAAACCGCTGGCGTTGTTTCCGCAGGTCGCGGAGGAGGCTTGTCCTGAAAGTGCTGCGAGTACGGTTGCAGCGATAATGGTACGGAAGGTCGGTGGCATGGAGTGCCCTCATGAACTGGCAATGGGGCGACTATGCCCTGACTGTCACCATGGCGTAAACCGGCAAGTGGGAGAACGCAGCGCTGGTCGCGTTCCTGTTACCGGGCGGAAAGATATCACGCTCGGGTTCCCGGAACCGGACATGCTGCCCGGCGCTGCAAAGGTGACGGACGGCTGCCGCGACAGGGATCCTGCCTGCTCCCGCGCCGGTTCAGCGAAGCTTGCGTGCCAGATGCTCGCGCAGGTCGTTCAGATCCGCCATGAACTGTGACCGGGGCATTTCGGCCCGGGCGCTGTGCGCCGAAGCGGTCCCGGCGCTCTTGCCGTCCAGCCAGACCTCGATCAGGCCCCGCGACCCGTTCGCATCTTCGCTGAAATTGCGCGCCTCGACGCCCAGCACCTGGCCGATCGCCTCCGAAAGCGCGGCGTCCTCGGCGGCGTAGTAGCGCAGGTGCGGAGTCGAGATGTTCAACCGGACGCGCTGCGTGCTGGCGATGCGGAACCCCGTCGCCTCGAGCGCTGACAGATTGCGTTCGACCACCGCTTCCGGAACGCCCTGCGGGGCGTAGAGGCGCAGGGCGATATCGTCCGGATTGCCGCCTGCGGCGGCGAAGGCGCTCGAGAGGGTGGGCTCATCGGTTTCCGCCGACGGCGTCGCATCGCCGCCCAGCTGCGCTGCGCGCGGATTGCCCTGCACTTCAGGTCCGGCCTCATCCAGCGGAGGCCATGGCGTGTTCGTCCGGGCCGCAAGCGCGCGTGCGAGCTCCGCCACGGCCGGGTCCGGCAGGGCCTTCTTCGGCAGGGCGTCGGACGGCGTGTTTTCCATGGTCGGTTCCACTCCGCCGCGCGCCTGCGCGACCGCCTCTGCATTTCCGGCGAGCGGCATCTCGAGCACGGGCGGTCGTCTCATGAGCAGGGGGGCCGGCGGGGCTGAATCTGCCTGCACCCGCGAGGGCGGGGCCGGGGACTGCGGTCCGAGCGCCTGCACGAGACCAAGCCCCGCGGCAAAGCCGATTCCGATGAACAGACAGCAGAACATCAGCGTCAGCGCCTTGAGCATCACGCCTGGCCACCTCGGGCGGTCGGGAAACATGCCCGCAGTCTGCATCCAGCTTGAGATTGTGCCGACGCGGCCGGGCGCGGGGGTTGCCCGTGCGGATCTCGCGGGCCGGCGGTGTGCAAGCAACCGTTCACGCCGCGCGCGGGCCTCTTCGAGCCGCTGTTCCCAGTTCGTGGCATCCAGCAGATCGGCGATGTCGCGGTGCTGCGACAGGTCCGGATGCAGGTCATCGACCTCCGAATTCCTTGGCATTGTCCTCACCCCCAGTCGCTGCGGCGTTTCCGGCAACTGTCACGGACCACGCCGAAGGGTCAGCTGGGGGGATCATACCGCACCCGAAGGTCTTGTCGGCATCTTGCGCAATGCCGGCGCCACGTTTCGGCGGATATCTGCTTGGCGCTACCCTGACATGAAACGGGCGCCCCTCTGGGAGCGCCCGTCTTTCGGGTCAGACCCGAAATGCCGATTTCGGATCAGCAGCTGTAGTACATGCCGAACTCGACCGGGTGGGGCGTGTGCTCGTACTTCTCGAGCTCTTCCATCTTCAGCTCGATGTAGCCCTCGATCTGGTCGCGGGTGAACACGTCGCCCTTGAGCAGGAAGTCCATGTCCTTCTGAACTTCCTCCAGCGCCTCACGCAGGCTGCCGCAGACCGTCGGGATGCCTGCAAGCTCTTCGGCCGGAAGGTCGTAGAGGTTCTTGTCCATGGCCTCGCCCGGATCGATCTTGTTCTGGATGCCGTCGATACCCGCCATCAGAAGCGCCGCGAAGGCGAGATAGGGGTTCGCCGACGGATCGGGGAAACGGGCCTCGACGCGCTTCGCCTTGGGGCTTTCGGTCCACGGGATACGCACGCAGCCCGACCGGTTGCGGGCCGAATAGGCGCGCAGCACGGGCGCCTCGAAGCCGGGGATTAGGCGCTTGTAGGAGTTGGTTCCGGGGTTGGTGAAGGCGTTCAGCGCCTTCGCGTGGGTCAGGATCCCGCCGATGTACCACAGCGCTTCCTGGCTGAGGTCGGCATACTTGTCGCCCGCGAAGAGAGGCTTGCCTTCCTTCCAGATCGACATGTTCACGTGCATCCCCGAGCCGTTGTCGCCGTAGATCGGCTTGGGCATGAAGGTGGCGGACTTGCCGTAGGCATGGGCGACGTTGTGGATGACGTATTTGTACTTCTGGATCTCGTCGGCCTGTTTGGTCAGGGTCGAGAAGATCAGACCAAGCTCGTGCTGGCAGGACGCCACCTCGTGGTGATGCTTGTCGACCTTCATGCCGATGCGCTTCATGGTCGAAAGCATTTCCGAGCGCAGGTCCTGAGCCTCGTCCGTCGGGTTCACGGGGAAATAGCCGCCCTTGATGCCCGGGCGGTGACCCATGTTGCCCATCTCGTAGTCGGTGTCGGTGTTCCAGGACGCATCGGTCGCGTCGA encodes:
- a CDS encoding RidA family protein, producing the protein MPPRALIPEPSRAISAQMRMSPGVASGGHVFLTGMTGSGPDGSMPDDLDLQFHQAFQKIGAVLREADLDFSAIVEMTSYHVGLRDHFDRFSAVRAEYVSAPYPAWTAVEVAGLRRDGAVVEIRVIAALEG
- a CDS encoding lytic transglycosylase domain-containing protein, with product MPPTFRTIIAATVLAALSGQASSATCGNNASGFNAWKTQFASEAQRAGVGQRGLQALASAQYSQATINADRNQKSFKYPLQKFMQLRGSATIVAQGKKKRASNAQLFDSLEAQYGVPAGVLIAIWGMETAFGGFMGDTPVVSAITTLTYDCRRSDFFQPHAIGALLLVDRGSISGTTRGAMHGELGHTQFLPGNAMRYGVDANGDGQVDFYNAVDALASTANYLRSKGWRPGQGYQEGQPNFAVLSEWNAATVYQQAIAIMGAQIDG
- the glnA gene encoding type I glutamate--ammonia ligase, whose translation is MSKSLLKMMKDEEVAYVDIRFTDPRGKLQHVTVMSDLVDEDFLEEGFMFDGSSIAGWKSIEASDMKLMPDADSAYIDPFYAEKTVCLHCSVVEPDTGEPYERDPRGTATKAEEYLKASGIGDAAYMGPEAEFFLFDNVRYSNTINKVSYEVDATDASWNTDTDYEMGNMGHRPGIKGGYFPVNPTDEAQDLRSEMLSTMKRIGMKVDKHHHEVASCQHELGLIFSTLTKQADEIQKYKYVIHNVAHAYGKSATFMPKPIYGDNGSGMHVNMSIWKEGKPLFAGDKYADLSQEALWYIGGILTHAKALNAFTNPGTNSYKRLIPGFEAPVLRAYSARNRSGCVRIPWTESPKAKRVEARFPDPSANPYLAFAALLMAGIDGIQNKIDPGEAMDKNLYDLPAEELAGIPTVCGSLREALEEVQKDMDFLLKGDVFTRDQIEGYIELKMEELEKYEHTPHPVEFGMYYSC